From Vigna unguiculata cultivar IT97K-499-35 chromosome 5, ASM411807v1, whole genome shotgun sequence, the proteins below share one genomic window:
- the LOC114183024 gene encoding cytochrome P450 72A68-like has protein sequence MEAAWATIVTLIVILVLIWGWKILNWLWLKPKRLEKLLREQGFQGNPYKLFVGDSKEFLQMRKEALSRPMNLSDDIVPRVSSYIHHSVNTHGKKSFIWLGPTPRVTILDPEQIKDVLNKMYDFPKPDSTNPLVKLLATGLIDHEGEKWSKHRRLINPAFNLEKLKTMLPLFFESCNDLVNKWEGMLSSDGSCEIDAWPFLQNLASDVIARSAFGSSFEEGRRIFQLQREQAKLALQLILKIQIPGWRFLPTKSHRRMKEIDRDIKASLKDMIYKREKALKAGEASNNDLLGILLESNQKEIQEHGNGDNKNVGMSLEDVIQECKLFYFAGQETTSVLLVWTMVLLSRYPNWQQRAREEVFQVFGNQKPGFDGLNRLKIVTMILNEVLRLYPPVLGLTRFVKRDTKLGNITLPAGVQVLLPTALVHHESEFWGEDAKQFKPERFSEGVLKATNGRVSFFPFGWGPRICIGQNFSLLEAKMALSMILQNFSFALSPTYAHAPAMLLTLHPQYGAHIILHKVKM, from the exons ATGGAAGCAGCATGGGCCACAATTGTGACACTCATAGTGATACTGGTTCTGATATGGGGATGGAAGATTCTGAACTGGTTATGGTTGAAACCAAAGAGACTTGAAAAACTGCTAAGAGAGCAAGGCTTTCAAGGCAATCCATACAAGCTTTTTGTTGGAGACAGCAAGGAGTTTCTCCAAATGAGAAAGGAAGCCTTGTCCAGACCCATGAATCTCTCTGATGACATAGTGCCACGCGTGTCTTCCTACATTCATCATAGTGTCAACACACATG GTAAGAAGTCCTTCATCTGGCTAGGACCAACGCCAAGGGTGACGATCTTAGATCCTGAgcaaatcaaagatgtgcttaaTAAGATGTATGACTTCCCAAAGCCTGATTCAACAAATCCACTTGTCAAGTTACTAGCAACCGGCCTTATAGACCACGAAGGAGAAAAGTGGAGCAAGCACAGAAGGTTGATCAACCCCGCTTTCAATCTAGAAAAATTAAAG ACTATGTTACCATTGTTCTTCGAAAGTTGCAATGATCTGGTTAACAAATGGGAAGGAATGTTGTCTTCAGACGGATCATGTGAAATAGATGCATGGCCTTTCCTTCAGAATCTGGCTAGTGATGTTATCGCTCGCTCGGCATTTGGTAGTAGCtttgaagaaggaagaagaatatTTCAACTTCAAAGAGAGCAAGCTAAACTTGCATTGcaacttatattaaaaattcaaatcccTGGATGGAG GTTTTTGCCTACTAAAAGCCATAGGAGAATGAAGGAAATTGACAGAGATATAAAAGCTTCGCTGAAGGATATGATTTACAAGAGGGAGAAAGCACTAAAGGCAGGTGAAGCCAGTAATAATGACCTATTGGGTATACTTTTGGAGTCGAATCAAAAGGAAATTCAGGAACATGGAAACGGAGACAATAAGAATGTTGGAATGAGTCTTGAAGATGTAATCCAGGAATGCAAGCTATTTTACTTTGCAGGGCAGGAAACCACCTCAGTTTTGCTGGTTTGGACAATGGTGTTATTGAGTAGGTACCCTAATTGGCAACAACGTGCAAGGGAGGAAGTCTTTCAAGTCTTTGGCAATCAAAAGCCAGGTTTTGATGGTTTAAATCGCCTAAAGATT GTGACTATGATTTTGAATGAGGTTCTTAGATTATACCCACCGGTACTTGGGTTGACTCGGTTTGTTAAAAGAGATACGAAACTTGGAAACATCACATTGCCTGCTGGAGTTCAGGTTTTACTCCCAACAGCTTTGGTCCACCATGAAAGCGAATTCTGGGGTGAAGATGCTAAGCAGTTCAAACCTGAGAGATTTTCTGAAGGAGTTCTAAAGGCAACAAATGGTAGAGTTTCATTTTTCCCATTTGGATGGGGTCCTAGAATATGCATTGGACAAAACTTCTCCTTATTGGAAGCAAAGATGGCTCTGTCAATGATTTTACAGAATTTCTCATTTGCACTTTCACCAACTTATGCTCATGCTCCAGCTATGTTACTCACTCTTCATCCACAATATGGTGCTCATATCATTCTCCATAAagtgaaaatgtga